Proteins co-encoded in one Xiphophorus hellerii strain 12219 chromosome 10, Xiphophorus_hellerii-4.1, whole genome shotgun sequence genomic window:
- the nudt13 gene encoding NAD(P)H pyrophosphatase NUDT13, mitochondrial isoform X3 — MSPVVIVLVSDGKRCLLGRQSSFPRGLYSALAGFCDMGETLEEALRREVAEEVGLEVQNIIYSSSQHWPFPHSSFMLACHATVSPSHSQLNVDHLELEDARWFTEEEITCALQVKAPPWRDHRPAVWLPPKHAVAHRLIMEWREQQHSKDTE; from the exons ATGTCTCCAGTGGTGATTGTCCTGGTGTCTGATGGGAAACGTTGTTTGTTGGGCCGTCAGTCGTCCTTCCCTCGTGGGTTGTATAGTGCTCTTGCGGGCTTCTGTGACATGG GGGAGACTCTGGAAGAGGCTCTGCGCAGGGAGGTAGCAGAAGAGGTGGGTCTGGAAGTACAGAACATCATCTACAGTTCATCGCAGCACTGGCCATTCCCTCACAGCTCCTTCATGCTGGCCTGCCATGCCACTGTTAGCCCCTCCCACTCTCAG CTGAATGTGGACCACTTGGAGCTGGAGGATGCTCGCTGGTTTACTGAGGAAGAAATCACCTGTGCTCTGCAGGTAAAAGCTCCACCATGGAGAGATCATCGACCCGCTGTCTGGCTGCCTCCCAAACATGCTGTTGCTCACCGCCTTATCATGGAGTGGAGGGAGCAGCAACACAGCAAGGACACAGAATGA
- the nudt13 gene encoding NAD(P)H pyrophosphatase NUDT13, mitochondrial isoform X2, with protein MIQSSMSALRPLRTLLFGEHYSLTRFCSGFVSRMRYINRLKENDAVCLSALQNGHIFLFHRLIPLLQCSDPEAFRPIALTYSEVQSVLHKCGSDGSLLKESILIGCSEQNHAQFCLDVGELDPAAITKNCKGMFMDLRKAFFLLEGAEAPLVAKAQALLQWHQINRFCGATGQLTQRNQAGSQRACSSSSIVYYPKMSPVVIVLVSDGKRCLLGRQSSFPRGLYSALAGFCDMGETLEEALRREVAEEVGLEVQNIIYSSSQHWPFPHSSFMLACHATVSPSHSQLNVDHLELEDARWFTEEEITCALQWDHEGR; from the exons ATGATCCAGTCCAGCATGTCGGCATTAAGGCCCCTGAGGACCCTTCTCTTTGGAGAACATTACAGCCTTACCCGGTTCTGCTCAGGCTTTGTGTCCAGAATGAG GTACATAAACAGGCTGAAGGAGAATGATGCAGTATGTCTTTCAGCGCTGCAAAATGGGcacattttcctgtttcatcGTCTCATCCCGCTGCTGCAATGCAGTGATCCGGAAGCCTTTAGACCTATTGCTCTCACCTACTCAG AAGTCCAGTCAGTCCTGCATAAATGTGGTTCTGATGGATCCTTGCTAAAAGAAtccattctgattggctgttctgAGCAGAACCATGCCCAGTTCTGTCTGGATGTGG GAGAACTGGATCCAGCAGCAATCACAAAGAATTGTAAGGGAATGTTTATGGATCTCAGGAAAGCTTTCTTTCTCCTAGAAGGAGCTGAGGCACCTCTAGTTGCCAAA GCTCAGGCTTTGCTGCAATGGCACCAGATTAACAGGTTCTGTGGCGCTACAGGCCAGCTGACCCAACGGAACCAGGCTGGAAGCCAGAgggcctgcagcagcagctctattGTCTACTACCCAAAG ATGTCTCCAGTGGTGATTGTCCTGGTGTCTGATGGGAAACGTTGTTTGTTGGGCCGTCAGTCGTCCTTCCCTCGTGGGTTGTATAGTGCTCTTGCGGGCTTCTGTGACATGG GGGAGACTCTGGAAGAGGCTCTGCGCAGGGAGGTAGCAGAAGAGGTGGGTCTGGAAGTACAGAACATCATCTACAGTTCATCGCAGCACTGGCCATTCCCTCACAGCTCCTTCATGCTGGCCTGCCATGCCACTGTTAGCCCCTCCCACTCTCAG CTGAATGTGGACCACTTGGAGCTGGAGGATGCTCGCTGGTTTACTGAGGAAGAAATCACCTGTGCTCTGCAG TGGGATCATGAGGGGCGCTGA
- the rpp30 gene encoding ribonuclease P protein subunit p30 isoform X2: protein MLVGFSTVAINYVYESTTKMKQEVPSPVPINELIGQLPVVQGRSRPIKVLNRLTVVMSEASHFRPNDAEYRAFDLLAVQPTTEKLFHTTCMLCDIDIICISVTEKLPFFFKRAPINGAIDRGVMFEVSYASALRDSTMRRYTITNAVCLMESCKGKNVIVSSAAEKALELRGPYDIINLGALFGLSDADSKEAVSSNCRAVLLHAETRKTASGIVYTRNSQQEALQDCAGSEAPAAKRPKPT from the exons ATGTTAG TGGGATTTTCCACTGTTGCCATCAACTATGTATATGAATCCACAACCAAGATGAAACAG GAAGTTCCATCGCCAGTGCCGATCAATGAGCTGATTGGTCAGCTGCCAGTGGTACAAGGTCGCTCTCGTCCAATCAAAGTGCTGAATAGACTAACAGTGGTGATGTCAGAGGCCAGTCACTTT AGGCCAAATGATGCAGAGTATCGCGCCTTTGACCTCCTGGCCGTCCAGCCGACCACCGAGAAGCTCTTCCAT ACCACCTGCATGCTGTGTGACATTGACATCATTTGCATCTCGGTGACAGAGAAACTTCCCTTCTTCTTCAAGAGAGCGCCCATAAACGGG GCCATTGACAGAGGAGTGATGTTTGAGGTATCATATGCCTCAGCACTCAGGGACTCCACCATGAGGCGCTACACTATTACCAACGCTGTTTGTTTGATGGAAAGCTGCAAAGGAAAG AACGTCATCGTCTCAAGTGCAGCTGAGAAG gCTTTGGAGCTTAGAGGACCTTATGACATCATTAATCT AGGGGCGCTGTTTGGTCTGTCAGATGCTGACTCTAAAGAAGCCGTGTCTTCCAACTGCAGAGCCGTTTTACTGCATGCAG AAACCAGGAAGACTGCTAGTGGCATTGTGTACACCAGGAACAGTCAGCAGGAGGCCCTTCAGGACTGTGCCGGCA GTGAAGCTCCTGCTGCCAAAcgacccaaaccaacctga
- the nudt13 gene encoding NAD(P)H pyrophosphatase NUDT13, mitochondrial isoform X1 yields the protein MIQSSMSALRPLRTLLFGEHYSLTRFCSGFVSRMRYINRLKENDAVCLSALQNGHIFLFHRLIPLLQCSDPEAFRPIALTYSEVQSVLHKCGSDGSLLKESILIGCSEQNHAQFCLDVGELDPAAITKNCKGMFMDLRKAFFLLEGAEAPLVAKAQALLQWHQINRFCGATGQLTQRNQAGSQRACSSSSIVYYPKMSPVVIVLVSDGKRCLLGRQSSFPRGLYSALAGFCDMGETLEEALRREVAEEVGLEVQNIIYSSSQHWPFPHSSFMLACHATVSPSHSQLNVDHLELEDARWFTEEEITCALQVKAPPWRDHRPAVWLPPKHAVAHRLIMEWREQQHSKDTE from the exons ATGATCCAGTCCAGCATGTCGGCATTAAGGCCCCTGAGGACCCTTCTCTTTGGAGAACATTACAGCCTTACCCGGTTCTGCTCAGGCTTTGTGTCCAGAATGAG GTACATAAACAGGCTGAAGGAGAATGATGCAGTATGTCTTTCAGCGCTGCAAAATGGGcacattttcctgtttcatcGTCTCATCCCGCTGCTGCAATGCAGTGATCCGGAAGCCTTTAGACCTATTGCTCTCACCTACTCAG AAGTCCAGTCAGTCCTGCATAAATGTGGTTCTGATGGATCCTTGCTAAAAGAAtccattctgattggctgttctgAGCAGAACCATGCCCAGTTCTGTCTGGATGTGG GAGAACTGGATCCAGCAGCAATCACAAAGAATTGTAAGGGAATGTTTATGGATCTCAGGAAAGCTTTCTTTCTCCTAGAAGGAGCTGAGGCACCTCTAGTTGCCAAA GCTCAGGCTTTGCTGCAATGGCACCAGATTAACAGGTTCTGTGGCGCTACAGGCCAGCTGACCCAACGGAACCAGGCTGGAAGCCAGAgggcctgcagcagcagctctattGTCTACTACCCAAAG ATGTCTCCAGTGGTGATTGTCCTGGTGTCTGATGGGAAACGTTGTTTGTTGGGCCGTCAGTCGTCCTTCCCTCGTGGGTTGTATAGTGCTCTTGCGGGCTTCTGTGACATGG GGGAGACTCTGGAAGAGGCTCTGCGCAGGGAGGTAGCAGAAGAGGTGGGTCTGGAAGTACAGAACATCATCTACAGTTCATCGCAGCACTGGCCATTCCCTCACAGCTCCTTCATGCTGGCCTGCCATGCCACTGTTAGCCCCTCCCACTCTCAG CTGAATGTGGACCACTTGGAGCTGGAGGATGCTCGCTGGTTTACTGAGGAAGAAATCACCTGTGCTCTGCAGGTAAAAGCTCCACCATGGAGAGATCATCGACCCGCTGTCTGGCTGCCTCCCAAACATGCTGTTGCTCACCGCCTTATCATGGAGTGGAGGGAGCAGCAACACAGCAAGGACACAGAATGA
- the LOC116726894 gene encoding zinc finger protein OZF isoform X1: MSSTVSINTQLAAVMEALVHAAVAELERLEEDRELSKARGTTEERHETGRVQKETREKLVRFASIMETLGNEALGRILNIMDEARLVAQVGHVCKKPQTSVLNVLSHTSVAELEHSYGVRNQNCKAEREAQLKAGGDAVETQFVPAVSVKDGHGNIDLEAIRERAAPSPPSDPQALPSEFSVLSETSQQNVSQKLFSCSVCGKFFSSQSNLKSHQLIHTGEKPFACSICSRAFRQRQSMQSHMQTHTGERPFQCPVCGKRFSKQAQLKTHTVIHTGEKPYGCDVCGRRFNLPQNLHRHSVTHSREKVFICSDCGKGFTRAVTLKTHQLIHSGQKPFKCEQCPKLFRHAVNLKNHQRIHSDLRPYRCDLCGKTFRQAVNLKIHGRIHTGERPFSCQQCGKMFSQQSSLISHSRTHSTDRPFQCPTCDKKFNNANSLKLHLRVHTGEKPYACEICGKTFSQGSHLRTHKRHVHAGGKQFICDKCGKRYADQRYLKLHKCCYA; encoded by the exons ATGAGCTCCACCGTGTCTATAAACACACAGCTTGCCGCCGTCATGGAAGCTCTGGTCCATGCTGCTGTCGCGGAACTGGAAAGGCTGGAGGAGGACAGGGAGCTTTCCAAGGCCCGAGGAACCACAGAGGAGAGGCATGAGACGGGAAGAGTGCAGAAGGAGACCCGAGAGAAGTTG GTGCGGTTTGCTTCCATCATGGAAACTCTGGGAAACGAGGCTCTGGGGAGGATCCTAAACATCATGGATGAAGCCAGACTTGTGGCTCAGGTGGGGCATGTCTGTAAGAAGCCACAGACCAGCGTCCTCAACGTCCTCAGCCACACATCCGTGG CAGAGCTTGAGCACTCATATGGAGTCAGAAACCAAAACTGTAAGGCAGAAAGAGAAGCTCAG CTGAAAGCAGGTGGTGATGCTGTGGAGACACAGTTTGTTCCAGCGGTCAGCGTTAAAGATGGACATGGGAACATTGACCTGGAAGCCATTAGAGAGA GAGCTGCTCCATCTCCACCATCAGACCCACAGGCGCTACCTTCAGAGTTTTCTGTTCTGTCTGAGACTTCCCAGCAGAATGTCTCCCAAAAGTTGTTCTCATGCTCTGTCTGCGGGAAGTTCTTCTCATCTCAAAGCAACCTGAAGTCTCACCAACTCATCCACACAGGGGAGAAGCCGTTTGCCTGCAGCATCTGCAGCCGAGCCTTCCGCCAGCGCCAAAGCATGCAGAgccacatgcaaacacacactggTGAGCGCCCGTTCCAGTGTCCTGTATGTGGAAAACGGTTTTCAAAGCAGGCACAGCTCAAGACACACACTGTCATACACACTGGAGAAAAGCCGTACGGCTGTGATGTGTGTGGCCGTCGCTTTAACCTGCCACAGAATCTACACCGCCACAGTGTCACCCACAGTAGGGAGAAGGTCTTTATCTGCAGTGACTGTGGTAAGGGCTTCACCCGCGCTGTTACACTCAAAACACACCAGCTCATCCACAGCGGCCAGAAGCCCTTCAAATGTGAGCAGTGCCCCAAATTGTTCAGGCATGCTGTCAACCTCAAGAACCACCAGAGGATCCACAGCGACCTGAGGCCCTACAGGTGTGACCTCTGCGGAAAGACGTTTCGACAGGCGGTGAATCTTAAGATCCATGGCCGCATCCACACTGGCGAGCGGCCGTTCAGTTGCCAGCAGTGCGGAAAAATGTTCAGCCAGCAGAGCAGCCTGATCTCCCACAGCCGCACTCACTCCACAGACAGGCCCTTCCAGTGCCCAACCTGTGATAAAAAATTCAACAATGCCAACAGCCTCAAGCTTCACCTGCGCGTTCACACTGGAGAGAAGCCGTATGCCTGCGAAATATGCGGCAAAACCTTCAGCCAGGGAAGCCACCTGAGGACACATAAGAGGCATGTACATGCTGGCGGCAAGCAGTTCATCTGCGACAAGTGTGGGAAGAGGTACGCCGACCAGCGCTACTTGAAGTTGCATAAGTGTTGCTATGCATGA
- the rpp30 gene encoding ribonuclease P protein subunit p30 isoform X1 has translation MMSVFMDLNVLFSADRSRLQSLVETAAHLGFSTVAINYVYESTTKMKQEVPSPVPINELIGQLPVVQGRSRPIKVLNRLTVVMSEASHFRPNDAEYRAFDLLAVQPTTEKLFHTTCMLCDIDIICISVTEKLPFFFKRAPINGAIDRGVMFEVSYASALRDSTMRRYTITNAVCLMESCKGKNVIVSSAAEKALELRGPYDIINLGALFGLSDADSKEAVSSNCRAVLLHAETRKTASGIVYTRNSQQEALQDCAGSEAPAAKRPKPT, from the exons ATGATGTCTGTGTTCATGGATCTGAATGTGCTGTTTTCTGCAGACAGGAGCCGCCTGCAGAGCCTCGTAGAGACAGCCGCTCACT TGGGATTTTCCACTGTTGCCATCAACTATGTATATGAATCCACAACCAAGATGAAACAG GAAGTTCCATCGCCAGTGCCGATCAATGAGCTGATTGGTCAGCTGCCAGTGGTACAAGGTCGCTCTCGTCCAATCAAAGTGCTGAATAGACTAACAGTGGTGATGTCAGAGGCCAGTCACTTT AGGCCAAATGATGCAGAGTATCGCGCCTTTGACCTCCTGGCCGTCCAGCCGACCACCGAGAAGCTCTTCCAT ACCACCTGCATGCTGTGTGACATTGACATCATTTGCATCTCGGTGACAGAGAAACTTCCCTTCTTCTTCAAGAGAGCGCCCATAAACGGG GCCATTGACAGAGGAGTGATGTTTGAGGTATCATATGCCTCAGCACTCAGGGACTCCACCATGAGGCGCTACACTATTACCAACGCTGTTTGTTTGATGGAAAGCTGCAAAGGAAAG AACGTCATCGTCTCAAGTGCAGCTGAGAAG gCTTTGGAGCTTAGAGGACCTTATGACATCATTAATCT AGGGGCGCTGTTTGGTCTGTCAGATGCTGACTCTAAAGAAGCCGTGTCTTCCAACTGCAGAGCCGTTTTACTGCATGCAG AAACCAGGAAGACTGCTAGTGGCATTGTGTACACCAGGAACAGTCAGCAGGAGGCCCTTCAGGACTGTGCCGGCA GTGAAGCTCCTGCTGCCAAAcgacccaaaccaacctga
- the LOC116726894 gene encoding zinc finger protein OZF isoform X2 yields MSSTVSINTQLAAVMEALVHAAVAELERLEEDRELSKARGTTEERHETGRVQKETREKLVRFASIMETLGNEALGRILNIMDEARLVAQVGHVCKKPQTSVLNVLSHTSVELEHSYGVRNQNCKAEREAQLKAGGDAVETQFVPAVSVKDGHGNIDLEAIRERAAPSPPSDPQALPSEFSVLSETSQQNVSQKLFSCSVCGKFFSSQSNLKSHQLIHTGEKPFACSICSRAFRQRQSMQSHMQTHTGERPFQCPVCGKRFSKQAQLKTHTVIHTGEKPYGCDVCGRRFNLPQNLHRHSVTHSREKVFICSDCGKGFTRAVTLKTHQLIHSGQKPFKCEQCPKLFRHAVNLKNHQRIHSDLRPYRCDLCGKTFRQAVNLKIHGRIHTGERPFSCQQCGKMFSQQSSLISHSRTHSTDRPFQCPTCDKKFNNANSLKLHLRVHTGEKPYACEICGKTFSQGSHLRTHKRHVHAGGKQFICDKCGKRYADQRYLKLHKCCYA; encoded by the exons ATGAGCTCCACCGTGTCTATAAACACACAGCTTGCCGCCGTCATGGAAGCTCTGGTCCATGCTGCTGTCGCGGAACTGGAAAGGCTGGAGGAGGACAGGGAGCTTTCCAAGGCCCGAGGAACCACAGAGGAGAGGCATGAGACGGGAAGAGTGCAGAAGGAGACCCGAGAGAAGTTG GTGCGGTTTGCTTCCATCATGGAAACTCTGGGAAACGAGGCTCTGGGGAGGATCCTAAACATCATGGATGAAGCCAGACTTGTGGCTCAGGTGGGGCATGTCTGTAAGAAGCCACAGACCAGCGTCCTCAACGTCCTCAGCCACACATCCGTGG AGCTTGAGCACTCATATGGAGTCAGAAACCAAAACTGTAAGGCAGAAAGAGAAGCTCAG CTGAAAGCAGGTGGTGATGCTGTGGAGACACAGTTTGTTCCAGCGGTCAGCGTTAAAGATGGACATGGGAACATTGACCTGGAAGCCATTAGAGAGA GAGCTGCTCCATCTCCACCATCAGACCCACAGGCGCTACCTTCAGAGTTTTCTGTTCTGTCTGAGACTTCCCAGCAGAATGTCTCCCAAAAGTTGTTCTCATGCTCTGTCTGCGGGAAGTTCTTCTCATCTCAAAGCAACCTGAAGTCTCACCAACTCATCCACACAGGGGAGAAGCCGTTTGCCTGCAGCATCTGCAGCCGAGCCTTCCGCCAGCGCCAAAGCATGCAGAgccacatgcaaacacacactggTGAGCGCCCGTTCCAGTGTCCTGTATGTGGAAAACGGTTTTCAAAGCAGGCACAGCTCAAGACACACACTGTCATACACACTGGAGAAAAGCCGTACGGCTGTGATGTGTGTGGCCGTCGCTTTAACCTGCCACAGAATCTACACCGCCACAGTGTCACCCACAGTAGGGAGAAGGTCTTTATCTGCAGTGACTGTGGTAAGGGCTTCACCCGCGCTGTTACACTCAAAACACACCAGCTCATCCACAGCGGCCAGAAGCCCTTCAAATGTGAGCAGTGCCCCAAATTGTTCAGGCATGCTGTCAACCTCAAGAACCACCAGAGGATCCACAGCGACCTGAGGCCCTACAGGTGTGACCTCTGCGGAAAGACGTTTCGACAGGCGGTGAATCTTAAGATCCATGGCCGCATCCACACTGGCGAGCGGCCGTTCAGTTGCCAGCAGTGCGGAAAAATGTTCAGCCAGCAGAGCAGCCTGATCTCCCACAGCCGCACTCACTCCACAGACAGGCCCTTCCAGTGCCCAACCTGTGATAAAAAATTCAACAATGCCAACAGCCTCAAGCTTCACCTGCGCGTTCACACTGGAGAGAAGCCGTATGCCTGCGAAATATGCGGCAAAACCTTCAGCCAGGGAAGCCACCTGAGGACACATAAGAGGCATGTACATGCTGGCGGCAAGCAGTTCATCTGCGACAAGTGTGGGAAGAGGTACGCCGACCAGCGCTACTTGAAGTTGCATAAGTGTTGCTATGCATGA